From Methylobacterium radiodurans, a single genomic window includes:
- a CDS encoding CDP-alcohol phosphatidyltransferase family protein has product MDDLFPPFEPDANEPRPRRFKPVPFRMIAPNMITLMALCLGLTAIRLAFEGKFEPAVIAIVVAGLLDGIDGRVARLLKGTSRFGAELDSLADFVNFGCAPALILYGFSLHNLKSIGWIVALIFAIAMGLRLARFNAMLDDPNRPEWKKDFFVGMPAPAGALTAMLPLYLSFLGLGFESWAAPAILVYVLCIALLVVSTVPTFSGKTMGKRVPRGWVLPIFLAGVAVFGVVISFPFEALVAISVAYLATVPVGAAQYRRRQKLEDAARTEPAPPPATA; this is encoded by the coding sequence ATGGACGACCTCTTCCCGCCCTTCGAGCCGGACGCCAACGAGCCGCGGCCGCGCCGGTTCAAACCGGTGCCGTTCCGGATGATCGCCCCCAACATGATCACCCTGATGGCGCTCTGCCTCGGGCTGACGGCGATCCGGCTTGCCTTCGAGGGCAAGTTCGAGCCGGCCGTGATCGCCATCGTGGTGGCGGGGCTCCTCGACGGCATCGACGGCCGGGTGGCGCGCCTGCTCAAGGGCACCTCGCGCTTCGGGGCCGAGCTCGACTCGCTCGCCGACTTCGTCAATTTCGGCTGCGCCCCGGCGCTGATCCTCTACGGATTCAGCCTGCACAACCTGAAATCGATCGGCTGGATCGTGGCGCTGATCTTCGCCATCGCCATGGGGCTGCGCCTCGCCCGCTTCAACGCGATGCTGGACGATCCCAACCGGCCCGAGTGGAAGAAGGACTTCTTCGTCGGCATGCCGGCCCCGGCCGGCGCGCTCACGGCGATGCTGCCGCTCTATCTCAGCTTCCTTGGGCTCGGCTTCGAGAGCTGGGCGGCGCCCGCGATCCTCGTCTACGTGCTCTGCATCGCGCTGCTCGTGGTCTCCACGGTGCCGACCTTCTCGGGCAAGACCATGGGCAAGCGCGTGCCCCGCGGCTGGGTCCTGCCGATCTTCCTGGCGGGCGTGGCCGTCTTCGGGGTGGTGATCAGCTTCCCGTTCGAGGCGCTGGTCGCGATCAGCGTCGCCTATCTGGCGACCGTGCCGGTGGGCGCGGCCCAGTACCGCCGCCGCCAGAAGCTGGAGGACGCCGCGCGGACCGAGCCCGCGCCGCCGCCCGCGACGGCCTGA
- a CDS encoding ABCB family ABC transporter ATP-binding protein/permease, with amino-acid sequence MTTEPASPAAPERPGLVATYRRLWPYLWPHGRVDLQRRVFLAFGLLLVAKLTTMVMPFTFKWATDALVAAVGGHADGVPAGLIAAPMLLIGAYGLARILMVGLTQVRDGLFAKVAMHAVRRLALQTFEHMHRLSLRFHLERKTGGLTRVLERGRGGIEELSRLMVLTLVPTIVEFVLVLGVLAYEFDWLYSAVVLVMVVAYLGFTYKATEWRIGIRRRMNASDTDANTKAVDSLLNFETVKYFGAETRETARYDASMAQYEKASTQTYVSLAVLNAGQAVIFTLGMTAVMWLAARDILAGRTTIGGFVLANTMLVQLSMPLNFMGMIYREIKQALIDIDDMFRILHRNPEIADREGAAPLAVSAAEVRFEDLHFAYHPDRPILRGVSFTVPSGQTVAIVGPSGAGKSTLSRLLFRFYEPQDGRITIDGQDIAAVRQDSLRAAIGMVPQDTVLFNDTIGYNIRYGRWEASDAEVREAARLAQIDRFIEALPEGYDTPVGERGLKLSGGEKQRVAIARTILKGPPILVLDEATSALDSFTEREIQHALDRVSRGRTTLVIAHRLSTVVNADEILVLDRGTIVERGTHGALLARGGTYAALWNRQREADAAREALKRAEDREDAVGPGAAVREPAAAE; translated from the coding sequence ATGACCACCGAACCCGCGAGCCCGGCGGCCCCGGAGCGCCCCGGCCTCGTCGCCACCTATCGCCGGCTCTGGCCCTATCTCTGGCCGCATGGCCGGGTCGATCTGCAGCGGCGCGTCTTCCTGGCCTTCGGGCTGCTGCTGGTGGCCAAGCTCACCACGATGGTGATGCCCTTCACCTTCAAATGGGCGACGGACGCGCTCGTCGCGGCGGTCGGCGGCCACGCGGACGGCGTGCCGGCCGGACTGATCGCGGCGCCGATGCTCTTGATCGGCGCCTACGGCCTCGCCCGGATCCTTATGGTGGGCCTGACGCAGGTGCGCGACGGGCTCTTCGCCAAGGTGGCGATGCACGCGGTGCGCCGCCTCGCGCTCCAGACCTTCGAGCACATGCACCGGCTCTCCCTGCGCTTCCACCTGGAGCGCAAGACCGGCGGCCTCACCCGCGTGCTGGAGCGCGGGCGGGGCGGCATCGAGGAATTGTCGCGCCTGATGGTGCTGACGCTGGTGCCGACCATCGTCGAGTTCGTGCTGGTGCTGGGCGTGCTCGCCTACGAGTTCGACTGGCTCTACTCGGCCGTGGTGCTGGTGATGGTGGTCGCGTATCTCGGCTTCACCTACAAGGCCACCGAGTGGCGCATCGGCATCCGGCGCCGCATGAACGCCTCCGACACCGACGCCAACACAAAGGCGGTCGACTCGCTCCTGAACTTCGAGACGGTGAAGTACTTCGGCGCGGAGACCCGCGAGACCGCGCGCTACGACGCCTCGATGGCGCAGTACGAGAAGGCCTCGACGCAGACCTACGTCTCGCTCGCCGTGCTCAACGCCGGGCAGGCGGTGATCTTCACACTCGGCATGACCGCGGTGATGTGGCTTGCCGCGCGCGACATCCTGGCCGGGCGCACCACGATCGGCGGCTTCGTGCTGGCCAACACCATGCTGGTCCAGCTCTCGATGCCGCTCAACTTCATGGGCATGATCTACCGCGAGATCAAACAGGCGCTCATCGACATCGACGACATGTTCCGCATCCTCCACCGCAACCCGGAGATCGCGGACCGCGAGGGCGCGGCACCGCTCGCGGTGAGCGCGGCCGAGGTGCGCTTCGAGGACCTGCACTTCGCTTATCATCCGGACCGGCCGATCCTGCGCGGCGTCTCCTTCACGGTGCCCTCGGGCCAGACGGTGGCGATCGTCGGGCCCTCGGGGGCCGGCAAGTCGACGCTCTCGCGCCTGCTCTTCCGCTTCTACGAGCCGCAGGACGGGCGCATCACGATCGACGGGCAGGACATCGCCGCTGTCCGGCAGGACTCGCTCCGCGCCGCCATCGGCATGGTCCCGCAGGACACGGTGCTGTTCAACGACACGATCGGCTACAACATCCGCTACGGCCGCTGGGAGGCCTCCGACGCGGAGGTGCGCGAGGCCGCGCGCCTCGCCCAGATCGACCGCTTCATCGAGGCCCTGCCGGAGGGCTACGACACGCCGGTGGGCGAGCGCGGCCTGAAGCTGTCGGGCGGCGAGAAGCAGCGGGTCGCCATCGCCCGCACCATCCTGAAGGGACCGCCGATCCTCGTCCTCGACGAGGCGACCTCGGCGCTCGATTCCTTCACCGAGCGCGAGATCCAGCACGCGCTGGACCGGGTCAGCCGAGGCCGCACCACGCTCGTCATCGCCCACCGGCTCTCGACGGTGGTCAACGCGGACGAGATCCTGGTGCTCGACCGCGGCACGATCGTGGAACGGGGCACCCACGGGGCGCTGCTGGCACGCGGCGGCACCTACGCCGCCCTGTGGAACCGCCAGCGCGAGGCCGACGCCGCCCGCGAGGCCCTGAAGCGGGCGGAGGACCGTGAGGACGCGGTCGGCCCGGGCGCGGCGGTACGGGAGCCGGCGGCGGCGGAATAG
- the lepB gene encoding signal peptidase I: protein MEHARVDHDREHQAGGGDTGVWASTRETLKVGIQALLIALVVRTLLFQPFNIPSSSLVPTLLVGDYLFVSKYSYGYSKYSLPLSEYIPIKASGRIWGAEPKRGDIAVFKLPKDNATDYIKRVIGLPGDKIQVIEGVLNINGKPVKRERIADYETLDAYGQVTKVPQYNETLPGGVTHRVIEINGDNGFWDKTELYTVPAGHYFMMGDNRDNSTDSRDLANVGYVPFENFVGRAEMIFFSIDEGTPAWQIWNWPTKTRWGRLFSTIN from the coding sequence ATGGAACACGCGCGCGTGGATCACGACCGAGAGCACCAGGCCGGCGGCGGCGACACCGGGGTCTGGGCCAGCACCCGCGAGACCCTGAAGGTCGGCATCCAGGCACTGCTGATCGCGCTCGTGGTGCGCACGCTGCTGTTCCAGCCCTTCAACATCCCCTCCTCGTCGCTGGTTCCGACGCTCCTGGTGGGCGACTACCTGTTCGTCTCGAAGTACTCCTACGGCTACTCGAAATACTCGCTGCCCCTGAGCGAGTACATCCCGATCAAGGCGAGCGGCCGCATCTGGGGGGCCGAGCCGAAGCGCGGCGACATCGCGGTGTTCAAGCTGCCGAAGGACAACGCGACCGACTACATCAAGCGCGTGATCGGCCTGCCCGGCGACAAGATCCAGGTGATCGAGGGCGTGCTCAACATCAACGGCAAGCCGGTCAAGCGCGAGCGCATCGCCGACTACGAGACGCTCGACGCCTACGGGCAGGTCACCAAGGTCCCCCAGTACAACGAGACGCTGCCCGGCGGCGTCACCCACCGGGTGATCGAGATCAACGGCGACAACGGCTTCTGGGACAAGACCGAACTCTACACCGTCCCGGCCGGCCACTACTTCATGATGGGCGACAACCGCGACAACTCCACCGATTCGCGCGACCTCGCCAACGTGGGCTACGTGCCGTTCGAGAACTTCGTCGGCCGCGCCGAGATGATCTTCTTCTCGATCGACGAGGGCACGCCCGCCTGGCAGATCTGGAACTGGCCGACCAAGACGCGCTGGGGCCGGCTGTTCAGCACCATCAACTGA
- a CDS encoding PH domain-containing protein → MGFLDGLLGHGSDLKPGEVDEQISGILVEGEPVRVAFRVIRDLFVFTDRRLILVDRQGLTGRKVEYLTVPYRAITSFSVETAGSFDLDSELKIWVSGRPEPIQRTLRRGANVLGIQQAIAASLK, encoded by the coding sequence ATGGGGTTTCTCGACGGCCTGCTCGGCCACGGCAGCGACCTGAAGCCCGGCGAGGTCGACGAGCAGATCTCCGGCATCCTGGTCGAGGGTGAGCCGGTGCGCGTCGCCTTCCGGGTGATCCGCGACCTCTTCGTCTTCACCGACCGGCGCCTGATCCTGGTCGATCGCCAGGGTCTCACCGGCCGCAAGGTCGAGTATCTGACCGTGCCGTACCGGGCGATCACCTCGTTCTCGGTCGAGACCGCCGGCAGTTTCGACCTCGATTCGGAGCTGAAGATCTGGGTCTCGGGGCGGCCCGAGCCGATTCAGCGAACGCTCCGGCGGGGGGCGAACGTGCTCGGCATCCAGCAGGCCATCGCCGCCTCGCTGAAGTGA
- the mscL gene encoding large conductance mechanosensitive channel protein MscL codes for MVEEFKKFALRGNVVDLAVGVIIGAAFGAIVTSAVQDLFMPVIGAITGGLDFSNYYIPLSGKVQTGLSYAEAKKQGAVLGYGQFITVALNFLIVAFVLFLVIRAMNRLQHAEEKKPEPVAELPADVKLLGEIRDILAAKPKV; via the coding sequence ATGGTGGAAGAGTTCAAAAAGTTCGCGTTGCGGGGCAACGTGGTCGATCTCGCGGTCGGCGTGATCATCGGTGCCGCCTTCGGGGCGATCGTAACCTCGGCGGTCCAGGACCTGTTCATGCCGGTGATCGGCGCGATCACGGGCGGTCTCGACTTCTCGAACTACTACATCCCGCTCTCCGGGAAGGTGCAGACCGGTCTCTCCTACGCGGAGGCCAAGAAGCAGGGCGCGGTGCTCGGCTACGGGCAGTTCATCACCGTGGCGCTCAACTTCCTGATCGTCGCCTTCGTGCTGTTCCTCGTCATCCGGGCGATGAACCGGCTGCAGCACGCGGAGGAGAAGAAGCCCGAGCCGGTCGCCGAACTGCCCGCCGACGTGAAGCTGCTGGGCGAGATCCGCGACATCCTGGCGGCCAAGCCGAAGGTGTGA
- a CDS encoding LysM peptidoglycan-binding domain-containing protein, with amino-acid sequence MSSTVARSLALAAGGLVTGLGLVLALFGSDLRQHWAGGSPQAALPLTEPEGLSQSARDPGQAPAQTQGQAPRQSPAAGPNGAGSESGGQAPAGQAGAPADRTAPAPRFDVVRVEPNGESVVAGRAAPNATVELLVDGKPVARTSADAEGQFALVPPALPQGSSEVSLRATGPDGRAVVSGQSVAVAVSGTAKPLVALTAPDAPTVVLSRPEAQAGAKPDTTSAAATAAPARSLRIVSVDAQAGGRLDVTGEAPPGTAVRLYLNDTLVAPAQAGPDGRVVLTIGRGVRPGAYRLRLDAVDPKTGAVQQRAEASFGVPEATARAASRPAPAEAARPGTRVAAGTPEAAVAAPPPALSALPAPAEETKTAAPGVFVPEINTAKITRGNSLWQISRRVYGQGNRYTVIYDANQEQIRDPNRIYPGQIFVLPEDKGGAAKRGRG; translated from the coding sequence ATGTCCAGCACGGTCGCACGCAGCCTCGCGCTCGCCGCGGGCGGGCTCGTCACCGGCCTCGGGCTGGTGCTGGCCCTGTTCGGCTCCGACCTGCGCCAGCACTGGGCCGGCGGCTCGCCGCAGGCGGCCCTGCCGCTGACGGAACCGGAGGGCCTATCCCAGTCAGCCAGGGATCCAGGCCAAGCCCCGGCCCAAACTCAAGGCCAAGCGCCGCGCCAATCCCCTGCGGCCGGGCCGAACGGTGCCGGCTCGGAGAGCGGCGGGCAGGCGCCCGCCGGACAGGCCGGCGCGCCTGCGGATCGCACCGCCCCCGCCCCGCGCTTCGACGTGGTGCGCGTCGAGCCCAACGGCGAATCCGTCGTGGCGGGGCGCGCGGCACCGAACGCCACGGTCGAGCTCCTGGTCGACGGCAAGCCCGTCGCCCGCACCAGCGCCGACGCGGAGGGACAGTTCGCCCTGGTACCGCCGGCCCTGCCGCAGGGCAGCAGCGAGGTCTCGCTGCGCGCCACCGGACCGGACGGGCGCGCGGTGGTCTCGGGGCAGAGCGTGGCGGTAGCGGTGAGCGGGACCGCCAAGCCCCTCGTCGCCCTCACGGCGCCTGACGCGCCGACCGTGGTGCTGTCGCGGCCCGAGGCGCAGGCTGGGGCCAAGCCCGACACCACGTCAGCCGCCGCGACCGCGGCACCGGCCCGCAGCCTCCGCATCGTCAGCGTGGACGCGCAGGCGGGCGGGCGCCTCGACGTGACGGGTGAGGCGCCGCCGGGCACGGCGGTGCGGCTCTACCTCAACGACACCCTGGTGGCGCCGGCCCAGGCCGGGCCGGACGGGCGGGTCGTCCTCACCATCGGCCGCGGCGTACGGCCGGGCGCCTACCGCCTGCGTCTCGACGCGGTCGATCCGAAGACCGGCGCCGTGCAGCAGCGCGCCGAGGCGTCCTTCGGCGTGCCGGAGGCGACCGCGCGCGCGGCAAGCCGGCCGGCTCCCGCGGAGGCGGCTCGTCCCGGTACGCGCGTCGCCGCCGGCACACCCGAGGCCGCGGTCGCGGCCCCGCCGCCGGCCCTGTCCGCGCTTCCCGCACCGGCGGAGGAGACCAAGACGGCCGCGCCCGGCGTGTTCGTGCCCGAGATCAACACCGCGAAGATCACCCGCGGCAACAGCCTCTGGCAGATCAGCCGGCGGGTCTACGGCCAGGGCAACCGCTACACGGTGATCTACGACGCCAACCAGGAGCAGATCCGCGACCCCAACCGGATCTATCCCGGCCAGATCTTCGTGCTGCCCGAGGACAAGGGCGGGGCGGCCAAGCGCGGGCGGGGCTGA
- a CDS encoding phosphatidylserine decarboxylase — protein MTDLLETIRRVLVPIHKEGYPFILIGIVLTVLAGYFSQFFGWIFLILTLWVCYFFRDPERVTPVGDGLVVSPADGRVNLIAKALPPPELDLPQVPMTRISVFMNVFDCHVNRTPVTGTIGQIHYTPGLFLNAELDKASEDNERNGLVIETTFREMPVRVGVVQIAGLVARRIVGFVGAGDRLQVGERFGLIRFGSRVDVYLPEGTRVLVGLGQKAVAGETVLADLAGGPERQFRRI, from the coding sequence ATGACCGATCTCCTTGAGACGATCCGCCGGGTGCTGGTGCCCATCCACAAGGAGGGCTACCCCTTTATCCTGATCGGCATCGTGCTGACGGTGCTGGCCGGCTACTTCTCGCAGTTCTTCGGCTGGATCTTCCTGATCCTGACGCTGTGGGTCTGCTACTTCTTCCGCGATCCCGAGCGCGTCACCCCGGTCGGCGACGGCCTCGTGGTCTCGCCCGCGGACGGACGGGTCAACCTCATCGCCAAGGCCCTGCCGCCGCCGGAACTCGACCTGCCCCAGGTCCCGATGACCCGGATCTCGGTCTTCATGAACGTGTTCGATTGCCACGTGAACCGCACGCCGGTGACGGGCACGATCGGGCAGATCCACTACACCCCGGGCCTGTTCCTCAACGCCGAGCTCGACAAGGCGAGCGAGGACAATGAGCGCAACGGCCTCGTGATCGAGACGACGTTCCGCGAGATGCCGGTACGCGTCGGCGTGGTGCAGATCGCCGGCCTCGTGGCGCGCCGCATCGTCGGCTTCGTGGGCGCGGGCGACCGGCTCCAAGTCGGCGAGCGCTTCGGCCTGATCCGCTTCGGCTCGCGCGTCGACGTCTACCTGCCGGAGGGCACGCGGGTGCTGGTCGGGCTCGGCCAGAAGGCGGTGGCCGGCGAGACCGTGCTCGCCGACCTCGCCGGCGGGCCCGAGCGGCAGTTCCGGCGCATCTGA
- a CDS encoding pyridoxine 5'-phosphate synthase, whose product MSAHTLRLGVNIDHVATVRNARGEAYPDPVRAAILAVEAGADGITAHLREDRRHIRDADMRALKAKLSVPLNFEMAATDEMVGLAVELRPHAACLVPEKREERTTEGGLDIVGGRDHLAPRIRHLAEAGIRVSLFVEPEPAVMEAAHALGAPVVELHTGSYCEAVVAGDRTRIAHELARITRAVAHGAGLGLEIHAGHGLTLDSVGPVAAVPEIRELNIGHALIAEAIFVGLPQAVRDMRAAMDRAREDSAREGVVRA is encoded by the coding sequence ATGAGCGCTCACACGCTTCGCCTCGGCGTCAACATCGACCACGTCGCCACGGTGCGGAACGCCCGAGGCGAGGCCTATCCGGACCCGGTGCGGGCCGCGATCCTGGCCGTCGAGGCGGGCGCCGACGGCATCACCGCGCATCTGCGCGAAGACCGGCGCCACATCCGCGACGCCGACATGCGGGCGCTGAAGGCCAAGTTGTCCGTGCCGCTCAACTTCGAGATGGCGGCAACCGACGAGATGGTGGGGCTCGCCGTGGAGCTGCGCCCCCACGCCGCCTGCCTCGTTCCGGAGAAGCGCGAGGAGCGCACCACCGAGGGCGGGCTCGACATCGTGGGCGGGCGGGACCATCTCGCGCCCCGCATCCGGCACTTGGCGGAGGCCGGCATCCGGGTCTCGCTCTTCGTGGAGCCGGAGCCCGCAGTGATGGAGGCAGCCCACGCCCTGGGCGCCCCGGTGGTCGAGCTGCACACCGGCAGCTACTGCGAGGCGGTGGTGGCGGGCGATCGCACGCGGATCGCCCACGAGCTCGCCCGGATCACCCGCGCGGTGGCGCACGGGGCCGGCCTCGGCCTGGAGATCCACGCGGGCCACGGCCTGACGCTCGACAGCGTCGGCCCGGTCGCAGCGGTCCCTGAGATCCGCGAACTCAATATCGGCCATGCGCTGATCGCCGAGGCGATCTTCGTCGGCCTGCCCCAGGCAGTGCGCGACATGCGGGCCGCGATGGACCGGGCTCGCGAGGACTCTGCACGCGAGGGCGTGGTTCGCGCATGA
- a CDS encoding class II glutamine amidotransferase: MCELLGMSANVPTDIRFSFAALARRGGETGPHADGWGISFYEGRGQRSFHEPEPSARSELAKFLRSAAIKSRIVIAHVRKANRGRVSLENTHPFTRELWGRAWTFAHNGQLKGVKRLPLGAFTPVGSTDSEHAFCWMLGRLQARFRSLPAPAVLDRAVAGLCAELHALGVFNMLLTDSRTLYAHCGKRLCYLTRRAPFGTATLVDEDWRVDFAQETTERDVVTVVATQALTRDECWTDLARGDVLSLRDGAIRLIRPGTRGRPAEVTEVAAC; encoded by the coding sequence ATGTGCGAATTGCTGGGCATGAGCGCGAACGTGCCCACCGACATCCGCTTCTCCTTCGCGGCCCTGGCGCGCCGCGGCGGCGAGACCGGCCCGCACGCGGACGGCTGGGGCATCAGCTTCTACGAGGGGCGCGGCCAGCGGAGTTTCCACGAGCCCGAGCCCTCGGCCCGCTCGGAACTCGCCAAGTTCCTGCGCAGCGCGGCGATCAAGAGCCGCATCGTGATCGCCCATGTGCGCAAGGCCAATCGCGGGCGCGTCAGCCTGGAGAACACTCACCCGTTCACCCGCGAGCTCTGGGGCCGGGCCTGGACCTTCGCGCATAACGGGCAGCTGAAGGGCGTGAAGCGGCTGCCGCTCGGCGCCTTCACGCCGGTCGGCTCCACCGACAGCGAGCACGCCTTCTGCTGGATGCTGGGCCGGCTCCAGGCCCGCTTCCGCAGCCTGCCGGCACCCGCCGTGCTCGACCGGGCGGTGGCCGGGCTCTGCGCCGAGCTGCACGCGCTCGGCGTGTTCAACATGCTGCTCACCGACAGCCGCACCCTCTACGCCCATTGCGGCAAGCGGCTCTGCTACCTCACCCGCCGGGCGCCCTTCGGCACCGCGACCCTGGTCGACGAGGACTGGCGGGTCGACTTCGCCCAGGAGACCACCGAGCGCGACGTCGTGACCGTGGTGGCCACCCAGGCGCTGACCCGCGACGAGTGCTGGACGGACCTCGCGCGGGGCGACGTGCTGTCGCTGCGCGACGGCGCGATCCGGCTGATCCGGCCCGGCACGCGGGGGCGGCCCGCGGAGGTGACCGAGGTCGCCGCCTGTTGA
- the acpS gene encoding holo-ACP synthase encodes MIIGIGSDLCDIRRIERSLERFGERFTHRVFTEGERAKCDRRAARAPSYARRFAAKEACAKALGTGLSHGVFWRDMEVVNLATGAPTLRLTGGAEARLRAIVPAGHEARIHVTLTDDPPLAQAFVIVEAVPSGTS; translated from the coding sequence ATGATCATCGGCATCGGCTCCGACCTCTGCGACATCCGGCGCATCGAGCGCTCGCTGGAGCGCTTCGGCGAGCGCTTTACCCACCGGGTCTTCACCGAGGGCGAGCGGGCCAAGTGCGACCGGCGCGCCGCCCGCGCACCCTCCTACGCGCGGCGCTTCGCCGCCAAGGAGGCCTGCGCCAAGGCCCTCGGCACCGGCCTCAGCCACGGCGTGTTCTGGCGCGACATGGAGGTGGTAAACCTGGCGACCGGCGCGCCGACGCTGCGCCTCACGGGGGGCGCCGAGGCGCGGCTCCGCGCCATTGTGCCGGCCGGCCACGAGGCCCGGATCCACGTCACGCTCACCGACGACCCCCCGCTGGCGCAAGCCTTCGTGATCGTGGAGGCGGTGCCCTCCGGCACATCCTGA
- a CDS encoding sigma-70 family RNA polymerase sigma factor: MTRDETDNVLYRDPDGEIPGRPNLPHAIRAHLGDHLRDTYERLGAEEMPTRFAELIDQLEAALRARGEAIEPEFRNGLLAAVPSLRAFALSLTSNPARSDDLVQDTLLKGWQHRARFQPGTNLNAWLFTILRNIFYSDHRKRVREVEDQDGSYAARLATAPHQGDRLDVEDLQSALAKLPPDQREALVLVGAEGVSYEEAAAIMGCKVGTVKSRVSRARGRLAELLGYDEEDLGSDRFIKSAMPGEG, translated from the coding sequence ATGACCCGCGACGAGACCGACAACGTCCTCTACCGCGACCCGGACGGTGAGATACCCGGCCGGCCGAACCTCCCCCACGCGATCCGCGCCCATCTCGGCGACCACCTGCGCGACACCTACGAGCGCCTGGGCGCCGAGGAGATGCCGACCCGCTTCGCCGAGCTGATCGACCAGCTGGAGGCGGCGCTGCGCGCCCGCGGCGAGGCGATCGAGCCGGAATTCCGCAACGGCCTCCTGGCGGCGGTGCCGTCCTTGCGCGCCTTCGCGCTCTCGCTGACCTCGAATCCGGCCCGCTCGGACGACCTCGTGCAGGACACGCTGCTCAAGGGCTGGCAGCACCGCGCCCGCTTCCAGCCGGGCACGAACCTCAACGCGTGGCTCTTCACCATCCTGCGCAACATCTTCTACTCGGATCACCGCAAGCGCGTGCGCGAGGTCGAGGACCAGGACGGCTCCTACGCCGCTCGGCTCGCCACCGCGCCGCACCAGGGCGACCGGCTCGACGTCGAGGACCTGCAGAGCGCGCTGGCCAAGCTCCCCCCGGACCAGCGCGAGGCCCTGGTGCTCGTCGGCGCCGAGGGCGTCTCCTACGAGGAGGCCGCCGCGATCATGGGCTGCAAGGTCGGCACCGTGAAGAGCCGCGTCAGCCGCGCCCGCGGGCGGCTCGCCGAGCTTCTCGGCTACGACGAGGAGGATCTTGGCTCCGACCGCTTCATCAAGTCGGCGATGCCGGGCGAGGGCTGA
- a CDS encoding DUF1236 domain-containing protein, translating into MRIKTLIAASALALSLPLAAQAQGTIPGAERGAAAGADAAGPIGGIVGGAVGAATGTVGGILGVDMAPRFRSYVRERNVRSYDYDGRVGVGTTLPASGVTYYEVPDEYRVRPGYRYTVVNDRPVLVDRSHRIVEVID; encoded by the coding sequence ATGCGCATCAAGACCCTCATCGCCGCCTCGGCGCTCGCCCTCTCGCTGCCGCTGGCCGCCCAGGCTCAGGGCACCATTCCGGGCGCCGAGCGCGGCGCGGCTGCCGGTGCCGATGCGGCCGGTCCGATCGGCGGCATCGTCGGCGGCGCGGTGGGCGCGGCGACCGGCACGGTCGGCGGCATCCTGGGCGTCGACATGGCCCCCCGCTTCCGCTCCTACGTGCGCGAGCGCAACGTGCGCTCCTATGACTATGACGGCCGCGTCGGCGTCGGCACCACCCTGCCGGCCTCGGGCGTGACCTACTACGAGGTGCCGGACGAGTACCGCGTGCGTCCGGGCTACCGCTACACGGTCGTGAACGACCGTCCGGTGCTGGTCGATCGTAGCCACCGCATCGTCGAGGTCATCGACTAA
- a CDS encoding transglutaminase-like domain-containing protein: protein MHIRTGFTIALDTFGPTPMNLLLNIRPERQPDLVTPEVVRFDPPVPARQHIDAFGNVCTRIVAPGGRITMSADFVVADSGEPDDQAPGARQIPVQDLPDEVMVFLLGSRYCDTDKLSQTAWNLFGSTPEGWARVQAIVDYAHNRLRFDYQMADATRSAHDGNSQQVGVCRDFAHLAITLCRCMNIPARYATGYLGDIGVPKDPAPMDFSAWFEVFLEGPEGPRWYTFDARHNTPRIGRIVMARGCDATDCALTTSFGTALLARFEVHTDEVPAPALAQAA from the coding sequence ATGCACATCCGCACCGGCTTCACCATCGCCCTCGACACGTTCGGCCCGACGCCGATGAACCTGCTGCTCAACATCCGGCCCGAGCGGCAGCCCGATCTCGTCACCCCGGAGGTGGTGCGCTTCGATCCACCGGTGCCCGCGCGCCAGCACATCGACGCCTTCGGCAACGTCTGCACGCGCATCGTCGCGCCGGGCGGCCGCATCACCATGAGCGCCGACTTCGTGGTGGCCGACTCGGGTGAGCCGGACGATCAGGCGCCCGGCGCCCGGCAGATCCCGGTCCAGGACCTGCCGGACGAGGTGATGGTCTTCCTCCTCGGCTCGCGCTACTGCGACACCGACAAGCTGTCGCAGACCGCCTGGAACCTGTTCGGCTCGACGCCCGAGGGCTGGGCCCGCGTCCAGGCCATCGTGGACTACGCCCACAACCGTCTGCGCTTCGACTACCAGATGGCCGACGCGACGCGCTCGGCCCATGACGGGAACAGTCAGCAGGTCGGCGTGTGCCGGGACTTCGCGCATCTGGCGATCACACTCTGCCGCTGCATGAACATCCCGGCCCGCTACGCCACCGGGTATCTCGGCGATATCGGCGTGCCGAAGGATCCGGCGCCGATGGACTTCTCCGCTTGGTTCGAGGTGTTCCTGGAGGGGCCCGAGGGCCCGCGCTGGTACACGTTCGACGCGCGCCACAACACGCCCCGCATCGGCCGCATCGTCATGGCGCGCGGGTGCGACGCCACCGACTGCGCCCTGACGACGAGCTTCGGCACGGCGCTGCTCGCCCGCTTCGAGGTGCACACCGACGAGGTGCCCGCGCCGGCGCTCGCGCAGGCTGCCTGA